A single window of Vibrio campbellii CAIM 519 = NBRC 15631 = ATCC 25920 DNA harbors:
- a CDS encoding AAA family ATPase, with protein sequence MFDLTKALTTKAKPAPSTTTGVAGCTLFYQSQECLNLVQEVFRFEGWNDPECVKANSGSTKLTEQQSSHIVILELNESRSVVEDAKAFASKVPTHKGVVVIGKEDAISTLRSLKEMGFYYVFWPVNKQEFADFLNHVNKNLKTFSGVSQKRKAKRVAVVGSKGGVGASFITTELSSLLSTQGSDTILVDHQYADTNIDVLLGLKDFKSRAIDEFTAPLHEMDEEGALSYLFNARKNLRVLAIDGDMSQNDILNYNQTLCELLARNTNFIIEDFSGGVDFKVEPQLLVENFDVVVLVLDASVSSTRSAKRLFEKIANLQLTLSSRTRVITMVNYHRPENAFVLQKDDLPKYLGVPVDLEIDYCKSLSHIIIDGKRAHKHDRNISRSMEQLLKLINGQPVTQKSKGSWLKRVRVK encoded by the coding sequence ATGTTTGATCTGACGAAAGCCCTAACGACCAAGGCAAAGCCCGCACCATCCACAACGACAGGGGTCGCTGGTTGTACGCTATTTTATCAATCACAAGAGTGTTTGAACCTAGTTCAAGAAGTGTTCCGCTTTGAAGGCTGGAATGATCCTGAATGCGTAAAAGCGAACTCGGGCTCAACCAAGCTGACAGAGCAACAAAGCAGTCACATCGTCATCCTTGAACTGAATGAATCCCGCAGCGTTGTTGAAGATGCTAAAGCGTTTGCCAGCAAAGTGCCAACTCATAAAGGGGTGGTAGTAATTGGCAAGGAAGACGCGATCTCGACGCTTCGTTCTCTCAAAGAGATGGGCTTCTATTACGTTTTTTGGCCAGTCAATAAACAAGAGTTTGCTGACTTCTTGAATCATGTGAACAAAAACCTCAAGACATTTTCTGGCGTAAGTCAGAAGCGTAAAGCAAAACGTGTCGCGGTTGTTGGTTCGAAAGGTGGGGTTGGAGCATCCTTCATTACTACCGAGTTAAGTTCACTGCTCTCTACTCAAGGTAGCGATACGATTCTTGTCGACCATCAATATGCGGACACCAATATCGATGTTCTGCTGGGACTAAAAGACTTTAAATCCCGTGCTATAGACGAGTTCACTGCGCCATTGCATGAGATGGATGAGGAAGGGGCATTGAGCTACCTGTTCAATGCACGAAAAAATCTACGTGTGTTGGCGATTGATGGCGATATGAGCCAGAACGATATCCTCAACTACAACCAAACGCTTTGTGAGCTATTAGCTCGTAATACTAATTTCATCATTGAAGATTTTTCTGGTGGTGTTGATTTTAAAGTTGAACCTCAGCTGTTGGTGGAAAATTTTGATGTGGTTGTGTTGGTTCTTGATGCTTCCGTGTCTTCTACAAGAAGTGCCAAACGACTGTTTGAAAAAATAGCTAATTTACAGCTTACACTTTCATCTCGAACCCGAGTGATCACAATGGTGAACTATCACCGCCCGGAAAATGCGTTTGTACTGCAAAAAGACGATCTACCTAAATATTTGGGCGTACCTGTTGATCTCGAAATTGACTATTGCAAGTCACTATCACATATCATTATCGATGGTAAGCGAGCGCATAAACACGACCGCAACATCAGCCGTTCTATGGAACAGCTACTGAAGCTGATCAATGGCCAGCCTGTCACTCAAAAAAGTAAGGGATCTTGGTTGAAAAGGGTGCGTGTTAAATGA
- a CDS encoding CpaF family protein, with amino-acid sequence MSSNKDLYLAFRGQIFEALDAEAVQKMNRKDLESQIQAAVDLLANGYQRPITSMMKSGLVKSLMDELFGLGPLQPLVEDQSISDIMVNGPDNIFFERHGKVQKSEVSFVNEEQLLAIAKRIASRVGRRVDELSPTVDARLEDGSRVNIVIPPIALDGTSISIRKFREQNIGFEDLIGFGSMSPDMARVLMIASRCRINILISGGTGSGKTTLLNALSQYIAEDERIITIEDAAELRLQQPNLVRLETRTSSVEQTGAVNQRDLVINALRMRPDRIILGECRGSEAFEMLQAMNTGHDGSMSTLHANTPRDAIARVESMVMMANLNQPLDAIRRTIVSAVQMVVQVNRLRDGSRKITSISEIVGLEGDSVVMEEIYRFRHDDTHFGETVKGDFVTSGIMQRSELVKKAHFFGLYDELMASFKGI; translated from the coding sequence ATGAGTTCAAACAAGGATTTATACCTAGCGTTTCGTGGTCAGATATTTGAAGCGCTAGATGCCGAAGCGGTTCAGAAAATGAATCGCAAAGATCTAGAGTCACAAATACAAGCCGCAGTTGATCTGTTAGCCAACGGCTATCAACGTCCGATAACTTCAATGATGAAGTCTGGGTTAGTAAAAAGCCTCATGGACGAGCTTTTTGGTCTTGGGCCATTGCAACCACTAGTTGAAGATCAATCGATCTCAGACATCATGGTTAATGGCCCAGACAATATCTTCTTTGAACGACACGGTAAGGTGCAAAAATCAGAAGTCTCGTTTGTTAATGAAGAGCAGCTTCTAGCGATTGCAAAACGTATCGCTTCTCGCGTTGGTAGACGCGTTGATGAGTTATCTCCAACTGTTGATGCGAGACTTGAAGACGGCAGTCGTGTAAACATAGTTATCCCACCGATTGCTTTGGACGGAACCTCAATTTCTATCCGTAAGTTTAGAGAACAGAACATTGGCTTCGAGGATTTAATTGGTTTTGGCTCTATGTCTCCAGACATGGCAAGAGTTTTGATGATCGCTTCCCGCTGTCGAATAAATATTCTTATTTCAGGCGGCACCGGCTCCGGCAAAACCACACTACTCAATGCACTATCTCAGTATATTGCAGAAGATGAGCGTATTATAACGATTGAGGATGCAGCTGAGCTTCGTTTACAACAACCAAACCTGGTTCGACTTGAAACGCGAACCTCCAGCGTTGAACAAACTGGTGCGGTGAACCAGCGTGATTTGGTTATCAATGCGCTACGTATGCGCCCAGATCGAATCATTCTTGGTGAGTGTCGTGGTTCTGAAGCATTTGAAATGTTACAGGCGATGAATACTGGCCACGATGGTTCTATGTCGACGCTACACGCGAATACACCGCGCGATGCGATCGCTCGTGTTGAGTCCATGGTTATGATGGCGAATTTAAATCAGCCTCTTGATGCGATTCGAAGAACGATCGTCAGTGCTGTGCAAATGGTTGTGCAGGTTAACCGACTACGCGATGGTTCTCGTAAAATAACGAGTATCTCTGAGATCGTTGGTTTAGAAGGGGATAGTGTAGTGATGGAAGAGATTTACCGTTTCCGTCATGACGATACTCATTTTGGCGAAACCGTGAAAGGTGACTTTGTCACCAGTGGTATTATGCAGCGCTCTGAGCTTGTAAAAAAGGCCCACTTTTTCGGTCTTTATGATGAGCTGATGGCATCATTTAAGGGGATATAG
- a CDS encoding type II secretion system F family protein: protein MLWLSLLLFAVVLLLVRDSKVKKVDQFFNIEEVEAENFNAINVKSLVRKQSWQKFKESVSPTLKVLGPRSSLYIALYITGSLIASWYFVVKLLLLSNIFFIFGLSLLLTLFGYRYLMTKRRRDFENTFPDALNILMSAVTAGDSLMQAISYVGDVMDNSIGQEFKLMGDRLKLGESPEVVLKRSCKNYPYPEFLFFTVTLRANITRGGQLKGVLARLIRVLVDARTLEKKKMAMTSEARISAKIVAAIPLIFMIMLNYVNPENVNFVLYDPAGRQVLFYVLGSEFFGLFIVWLLVRGVRA from the coding sequence ATGCTTTGGCTCTCTCTCCTCCTCTTTGCTGTAGTTCTGCTTTTAGTCCGAGATTCAAAGGTTAAAAAGGTCGACCAGTTTTTCAATATTGAAGAAGTGGAAGCGGAAAACTTTAACGCAATTAACGTTAAATCTCTGGTGCGTAAACAAAGCTGGCAAAAGTTTAAAGAGTCGGTCTCACCAACTCTGAAAGTACTGGGGCCGCGTTCGTCTCTTTATATCGCTCTGTACATTACGGGTAGCCTCATCGCTTCTTGGTATTTTGTCGTTAAGTTACTTTTGCTTTCTAACATATTTTTCATCTTTGGTTTATCACTGCTGCTGACGCTGTTCGGGTACCGCTACTTGATGACTAAAAGGCGCAGAGACTTTGAAAATACATTTCCTGATGCTCTAAACATTTTGATGAGTGCCGTTACAGCAGGTGACAGTCTAATGCAGGCCATTAGTTACGTTGGTGATGTGATGGATAACTCGATTGGCCAAGAGTTTAAATTAATGGGAGACCGCCTAAAACTGGGGGAGTCCCCGGAAGTTGTTCTAAAACGTTCCTGTAAAAACTACCCATATCCTGAATTTCTCTTCTTTACTGTCACATTACGGGCAAACATTACGCGTGGTGGCCAATTAAAGGGCGTGCTAGCAAGGTTAATTCGAGTACTTGTTGATGCTAGGACACTTGAGAAAAAGAAAATGGCAATGACGTCTGAAGCGAGAATTTCGGCAAAAATCGTCGCTGCTATTCCTCTGATATTCATGATCATGCTCAACTATGTAAACCCAGAAAATGTCAACTTCGTTTTATATGACCCAGCTGGTCGACAGGTTTTATTTTATGTTCTTGGTAGTGAGTTCTTTGGGCTATTTATTGTTTGGTTGCTCGTGAGAGGTGTGCGCGCATGA
- a CDS encoding type II secretion system F family protein, with the protein MMLLVALIVLVISMSFLIVDSFRRDQRRKKIALYVEDHTHQSPSMVNRFFVRFGKEHRHELEQKMIEAGYYNTEWAKFYFPAKLLVLALVSGAVLFSGMEQRNQLIFITFTLITVIVGPDSLLQIRRKLLIRKTSAQLPYLLDMMSVCVQTGMTIEAALVYLGRELADFDSDLCYQIKRTSDSAKIHGLEKSLTDLSERIPTPAIRSFVLTIIQNLQYGTSVAQVLSDLAEDMRKVQILTVEEKVGKLSAKMSVPLILFIMFPIVILILAPGIMQMP; encoded by the coding sequence ATGATGCTATTGGTTGCTCTAATTGTGCTCGTTATTTCGATGTCTTTTCTGATAGTAGATTCATTTCGTAGAGATCAGAGACGCAAAAAAATTGCGCTATACGTGGAGGATCATACTCATCAATCACCTTCAATGGTCAATCGCTTTTTTGTTCGTTTTGGTAAAGAACATCGACATGAACTTGAACAAAAGATGATTGAGGCTGGCTATTACAACACTGAGTGGGCAAAGTTTTATTTTCCTGCCAAATTGCTGGTGCTAGCTTTGGTGTCAGGAGCCGTATTGTTTTCAGGCATGGAACAGCGGAATCAACTTATCTTTATTACTTTCACTCTAATTACTGTGATCGTTGGTCCTGATTCGCTGCTTCAAATTAGACGCAAATTACTGATAAGAAAGACCTCTGCTCAATTGCCTTACCTTTTAGATATGATGTCTGTTTGTGTTCAAACTGGCATGACCATAGAGGCAGCCCTAGTTTACCTGGGTAGAGAGCTGGCAGATTTTGATTCGGACTTATGCTATCAAATCAAACGCACTTCCGATTCCGCAAAAATACATGGTTTGGAGAAGTCATTAACTGATCTTAGTGAGCGTATCCCTACGCCAGCGATACGAAGTTTTGTACTTACCATTATTCAAAATTTGCAATACGGAACTTCCGTAGCTCAAGTATTGAGCGACCTTGCGGAGGACATGCGAAAGGTACAAATCCTTACGGTAGAGGAAAAGGTCGGTAAACTTTCTGCGAAGATGAGTGTGCCTTTGATCCTTTTCATCATGTTTCCAATCGTTATTCTGATTCTCGCTCCGGGAATCATGCAAATGCCATAA
- a CDS encoding tetratricopeptide repeat protein codes for MIGKRICIVLLTLGILAGCQSTSSQQSQTQDDVTNMEKVKNYDGLISHYKSMLKQGSQDTKIKEKLAWAYFHKGDIESANFYVQHLQKEGVETSNLYQLAGQVFDAKGDTTSAISAYLSSIKSGNSSGQVHVLLAVSYTKAGQYDAAYQELNNARLRGYDDVVIKNNIAMIHMANGEYEQAIAMLTPVLKDNPANKVIKANLAIALIKTQQVEAARKLLKGDFSDQEILRITTELTQVRG; via the coding sequence GTGATTGGAAAACGTATTTGTATTGTATTGCTTACGTTGGGCATTTTGGCGGGCTGTCAGTCGACCTCTTCGCAACAGAGCCAGACACAAGACGACGTCACTAACATGGAAAAAGTGAAAAACTACGACGGCTTAATCAGCCATTACAAATCCATGCTAAAGCAAGGCTCTCAAGATACAAAAATAAAGGAAAAGTTGGCTTGGGCGTATTTCCATAAAGGGGATATTGAATCGGCTAATTTCTATGTTCAGCATCTACAAAAAGAAGGTGTTGAAACATCAAACTTGTACCAGCTAGCGGGACAAGTATTTGATGCTAAGGGCGACACGACTAGTGCAATCTCGGCCTATTTGTCTTCCATCAAGTCTGGCAATTCATCAGGGCAAGTGCATGTTTTGCTTGCAGTGTCCTATACCAAAGCAGGCCAATACGATGCTGCTTATCAAGAATTGAATAATGCCCGTTTACGTGGCTATGACGATGTCGTAATCAAAAACAACATCGCGATGATTCACATGGCTAATGGTGAATATGAACAGGCAATAGCAATGCTCACGCCAGTTTTAAAAGACAATCCGGCAAATAAAGTGATTAAGGCAAATCTAGCCATCGCCTTGATTAAAACGCAACAAGTGGAGGCAGCCAGAAAGCTACTTAAGGGCGATTTTTCTGACCAAGAGATTCTGAGAATTACTACAGAATTAACTCAAGTTAGGGGTTAA
- a CDS encoding TadE/TadG family type IV pilus assembly protein has product MMRSLCRQRGVTAIEFVVGALILFFATFAIFESSYQIYVVNMTEYSLRETIRNTKIYEGRGVNEQYEDKFKSLIEDDESLWHFLIDSSRFSISGRYYQSYDDFIKDKGHAGQGLSFNYDLAEITVTYRYSPILKLSGASNRNISSTMVLNLEHEGWDNDTP; this is encoded by the coding sequence ATGATGAGAAGTTTGTGTAGGCAAAGAGGGGTTACAGCGATTGAATTTGTCGTAGGTGCACTCATTTTATTTTTTGCCACCTTCGCGATTTTTGAGTCGAGCTATCAAATTTATGTTGTGAATATGACGGAGTACTCCTTACGAGAAACGATCCGGAATACCAAAATTTATGAAGGTAGGGGAGTTAATGAACAATATGAAGATAAATTTAAGTCTTTGATTGAAGACGATGAAAGCCTTTGGCACTTTTTAATTGATAGTTCTCGATTCTCGATTTCGGGTCGTTACTACCAGAGTTATGACGATTTCATTAAAGATAAGGGACATGCAGGTCAAGGCTTGAGTTTTAATTATGACCTTGCAGAGATCACTGTGACTTACCGATATTCCCCGATACTAAAACTGTCGGGTGCTTCAAACAGAAATATATCTAGTACTATGGTTCTAAATTTAGAGCATGAGGGGTGGGACAATGACACTCCATAA
- the tadF gene encoding tight adherence pilus pseudopilin TadF, with translation MTLHKRAAFPNKYQKGSFTIELVFVLAALWGVYLFGADLSHQLFVRAKLDRSSFALVNVIKERTRYFEADVLAGKNLSVTHDDLLDLAAVAGRMLNIPPEDVAIRIESLTNKTNMAVFTSDKFKSLNCKTDSIRSYAELVPVENTVVFPLYRVSLCEEQTSWFKPFFNGGNSTTVAITSSSIMPGR, from the coding sequence ATGACACTCCATAAGAGGGCTGCTTTTCCAAATAAATACCAAAAGGGCTCATTTACTATTGAGCTAGTTTTTGTCCTCGCCGCGTTATGGGGTGTGTATTTGTTTGGCGCAGATCTTAGTCACCAATTGTTTGTTCGCGCCAAACTTGATCGTTCCAGTTTCGCTTTAGTTAATGTCATTAAAGAACGAACCCGCTATTTCGAGGCAGACGTATTAGCAGGAAAGAACTTATCGGTGACCCACGATGATCTATTGGATCTTGCTGCAGTGGCTGGTCGAATGCTGAATATTCCACCAGAGGATGTAGCGATAAGAATAGAGTCTTTGACTAACAAGACGAACATGGCTGTATTTACGAGTGATAAATTCAAAAGCCTAAATTGCAAAACCGATTCTATTCGTTCCTACGCAGAGCTAGTGCCAGTTGAAAACACGGTGGTGTTCCCACTATATCGAGTCAGTTTGTGTGAAGAGCAGACCTCTTGGTTTAAACCTTTCTTTAACGGTGGTAATAGCACAACTGTTGCCATTACTTCTTCTTCAATAATGCCGGGGAGATAA
- a CDS encoding TadE/TadG family type IV pilus assembly protein — protein sequence MRIKQYQYRSLSRQKGVAAVWMGLLLVPIMGFTFWAVEGTRYVQETSRLRDAAEAAVLAVTIEDQPGAARKLATKYVESYVRDIKSSSLSAQRFYQAEDKNTGALEYIQYTVNARTTHDSWFASSFIPSFGKQQDLAGRSLARKYPVYLADNNIDIVFVSDFSGSMKDKWGSNRHKKIDDLKTAIRQISNNILCKSTRQEYVDGEWKDVCDDPGDDTTSDKLLNRVGFVPFNVRTREVANWYRANATSQLSYKYSYNSYLSPYSYNDVDWDYWNGFSKDEVERCARNQDRCPQPKSTNHKYAKRIKDVIDLDRYEVADVYNYTDIPTSVSTMFTDKSGFKANYYGVNGSRLFNAHGDNNSSQFYNLRLSNRLSDLTAVDSMWANGGTAAFQGILRGAQILNEGNPNSADQEEQQAYNKKIKMLLILSDGQESPDNGILKGLVDWGMCDKARQEIPGLYIGVIGIDFRASQQSGFQDCVVDPREDIIDVSNLDELIEKIEELIRKGSKTSGITKLY from the coding sequence ATGAGAATTAAGCAGTATCAGTATCGAAGCCTAAGTCGGCAGAAAGGTGTCGCTGCAGTTTGGATGGGCTTATTACTTGTGCCCATTATGGGGTTCACATTTTGGGCGGTTGAAGGGACTCGATATGTTCAAGAGACAAGTCGCTTGAGAGATGCCGCAGAAGCCGCAGTTTTGGCAGTGACTATCGAGGACCAACCTGGCGCTGCACGTAAATTAGCAACCAAATACGTTGAAAGTTATGTACGAGACATCAAGTCAAGTAGTCTCTCTGCTCAGCGGTTTTATCAAGCTGAAGATAAAAATACTGGGGCTCTTGAATACATCCAATATACTGTGAACGCTAGAACGACGCATGACTCTTGGTTTGCTAGTAGCTTTATTCCTTCATTCGGTAAACAACAAGATTTAGCGGGAAGGTCGCTGGCCAGGAAATACCCAGTTTATCTTGCAGACAACAATATTGACATTGTATTTGTGTCCGATTTTTCAGGTTCGATGAAAGACAAGTGGGGATCCAATCGACATAAAAAAATCGATGATTTGAAAACGGCTATTAGACAGATATCAAACAATATTTTGTGTAAATCAACTCGACAAGAATACGTTGACGGAGAGTGGAAAGACGTTTGTGATGATCCGGGAGACGATACAACAAGTGACAAATTACTGAATCGTGTTGGATTTGTACCATTTAATGTAAGGACTAGAGAAGTAGCTAATTGGTATCGAGCAAATGCTACAAGTCAACTAAGTTATAAGTATAGCTACAATTCTTACCTCTCTCCGTACTCCTATAACGATGTAGACTGGGATTATTGGAATGGTTTTTCTAAGGATGAAGTTGAAAGATGTGCTCGTAATCAGGACCGGTGTCCTCAGCCAAAAAGTACTAATCATAAATACGCCAAGAGAATCAAAGATGTAATAGATCTAGATAGATACGAAGTTGCGGACGTATACAATTATACAGATATTCCAACCTCGGTATCTACGATGTTCACTGATAAATCTGGATTTAAAGCAAACTACTATGGTGTCAATGGAAGCCGGTTGTTTAACGCACATGGTGATAATAATTCGTCGCAATTTTACAATCTGCGCCTTTCCAACAGACTCTCTGACCTAACCGCTGTTGATTCTATGTGGGCAAATGGTGGTACTGCAGCTTTTCAAGGTATTTTGCGCGGAGCACAGATCCTAAATGAGGGTAATCCAAATAGCGCCGACCAGGAAGAGCAGCAAGCGTACAACAAGAAGATCAAAATGCTGCTGATTTTAAGTGATGGTCAGGAAAGTCCAGACAACGGCATCCTCAAAGGTCTTGTGGACTGGGGGATGTGTGACAAAGCAAGGCAAGAGATTCCGGGTTTATACATTGGGGTTATTGGTATCGACTTTCGCGCCTCCCAACAAAGTGGTTTTCAAGACTGCGTTGTTGACCCTCGTGAAGACATTATTGATGTCTCTAACCTAGACGAATTAATTGAAAAGATTGAAGAACTTATCCGCAAAGGCTCAAAAACAAGCGGAATAACTAAGTTGTACTAG
- a CDS encoding OmpA family protein: MKKLVIGAVAISTLPFSVAIKAEEGLSVYCDNTFSEYQHSVSVDDAVGIAQHRQGFLQIEQQSESSKLRQRLAEVSKLGLDKSGCMTWISNQNNHQQSDGLVARLHFGFDQSSLTPMGNKALTQLASSLSEGDSPITVEGHTDSKGSEGYNQELGLQRALTTSKVLSTDGVERTRIVVRSFGETQPIASNSTVEGRAQNRRSEVWVSKNDSVKTED; this comes from the coding sequence ATGAAGAAGTTAGTCATTGGTGCAGTCGCTATATCAACGCTGCCATTTAGCGTTGCCATTAAGGCGGAGGAAGGACTTAGCGTCTATTGCGACAACACATTCAGCGAGTATCAACATAGTGTGAGTGTGGATGATGCCGTTGGGATTGCTCAACATCGACAGGGCTTTCTACAAATCGAACAACAGTCCGAAAGTAGCAAACTCAGACAGCGTCTAGCGGAGGTGTCGAAGCTAGGTTTGGATAAGTCTGGGTGTATGACTTGGATCAGTAACCAAAATAACCATCAACAAAGCGATGGCTTGGTTGCGCGTCTGCATTTTGGTTTTGATCAATCCAGCCTAACTCCTATGGGCAATAAAGCGTTAACCCAATTAGCGTCGTCTTTAAGCGAAGGTGATAGCCCAATTACAGTAGAAGGCCATACTGACAGCAAAGGTTCTGAAGGTTACAACCAAGAACTGGGGCTGCAAAGAGCCTTAACGACGTCCAAAGTTTTGAGTACTGATGGCGTGGAGAGAACTCGTATTGTCGTTCGTTCATTTGGTGAGACTCAGCCTATCGCATCTAATTCAACGGTTGAAGGAAGAGCGCAAAATAGGCGATCCGAAGTATGGGTTTCAAAAAATGACTCAGTGAAAACTGAAGATTAG
- the betI gene encoding transcriptional regulator BetI, translating to MPKVGMPEIRKPQLVKATMSVIDRVGLHAASISLISKEAGVSTGIINHYFGGKHGLLEETMREILRQLSATIKENLSQLPADAHHQRINAIIDGNFVGFQAENQVAKTWLAFWSYSMHDAQLKRLQRVNERRLLSHLKKELKALLDNDQAELVAHGIASLIDGIWLRGTLNPQGIDAEKARVIINDYLDKQLTFYSKLK from the coding sequence ATGCCCAAGGTTGGGATGCCTGAAATCAGAAAACCGCAGCTAGTCAAAGCGACGATGTCGGTCATTGACAGAGTTGGTTTGCACGCCGCGAGCATCTCGTTGATCAGCAAAGAAGCAGGGGTATCAACGGGGATCATTAATCACTATTTCGGTGGTAAGCACGGTCTGTTAGAAGAGACCATGCGTGAGATCTTGCGCCAGCTTTCTGCAACCATCAAAGAGAACCTAAGCCAGCTACCGGCTGATGCGCATCATCAACGTATTAATGCCATCATCGACGGCAACTTTGTGGGTTTCCAAGCCGAGAACCAAGTGGCAAAAACTTGGTTGGCATTCTGGTCGTACTCCATGCATGACGCGCAGCTCAAACGTCTGCAACGAGTGAATGAACGACGTCTCCTTTCTCACCTAAAAAAAGAATTAAAAGCTTTGCTGGATAACGACCAAGCAGAGCTTGTAGCGCATGGTATTGCGTCACTGATCGATGGCATTTGGCTGCGCGGAACGCTCAACCCGCAAGGCATCGATGCCGAGAAAGCACGCGTCATCATCAACGACTATCTCGATAAACAGCTCACGTTCTACTCAAAACTAAAATAA